A window of Juglans regia cultivar Chandler chromosome 7, Walnut 2.0, whole genome shotgun sequence contains these coding sequences:
- the LOC109008451 gene encoding protein POLLENLESS 3-LIKE 1-like: MWSNGKNFPSRGFSTPPPVRKPRPMMPLSERKSSSPANNGDLFHVIHKVPAGDSPYVRAKHVQLIDKDPSRAISLFWAAINAGDRVDSALKDMSIVMKQLDRSDEAIEAIKSFRHLCPYDSQESLDNVLVELYKRSGRIEEEIQMLQLKLKRIDDGIAFGGRRTKTARSQGKKVQITIEQEVSRILGNLAWAYLQQSNYKAAEEHYRKALSLEPDKNKQCNLAICLMHMNKIAEAASLLHEVRVSSGNRQMDESYAKSYERALQMLTDLESQPAPSNEHCRGSFGQNQIEDKDNFFWHGNETRQCKSFGQRISLQSSPRTSADKCVKGPHFEYSGDRMSGFSSRLKEIGVGSTGTEATPTCKNAYSSPSSTGRNLNVLFTQPRRSPRRIDNEYQSRKILGNDAVRSSSRKLTFEPSVTTENVQADSIQDVNGDWRRSCRDLARLKDESVIKSMSMNYARTSESSVDRGWDQSSGITISGHEKPITSEESFRKGSPGVPDGLHRPSTEILQSSHDNNKKSWADMVEEEEQELLSGSMLNKYYDGWNVEEYSDENLNTNIMCQSPYPESQIKNLSYKYESFDVKDLNSASRAGVLSRNLAVQRSMNFNQQQKPESTDYFYSSPMPKMDLNFEGRGSEKANGRDYSMSEEKEKLMRRNRLQVFREITP, encoded by the exons ATGTGGAGCAACGGCAAGAATTTCCCCTCGAGGGGGTTCTCGACTCCGCCACCTGTACGGAAGCCCAGGCCGATGATGCCGCTGTCAGAGAGGAAGAGTTCGTCGCCTGCAAATAATGGTGATCTCTTCCATGTTATACATAAAGTGCCTGCTGGTGATTCTCCCTATGTCAGGGCCAAACATGTTCAG TTGATAGACAAGGATCCGAGCAGGGCAATTTCCCTGTTCTGGGCTGCCATAAATGCCGGGGACAGAGTTGATAGTGCCTTGAAAGACATGTCAATTGTGATGAAACAATTGGATCGATCTGATGAGGCAATTGAGGCTATCAAATCTTTCCGTCATCTTTGCCCATATGATTCTCAGGAATCTCTCGACAATGTGTTAGTCGAGCTCTACAAG aGATCTGGAAGGATTGAAGAAGAGATTCAGATGCTTCAGCTCAAACTGAAGCGCATTGACGATGGCATAGCTTTTGGTGGAAGAAGGACAAAGACAGCTAGATCTCAAGGAAAGAAGGTTCAGATAACCATTGAACAGGAAGTATCAAG GATACTAGGCAACTTGGCCTGGGCTTACTTGCAGCAAAGTAATTATAAAGCTGCTGAAGAACATTACAG GAAAGCTTTATCTCTGGAACCAGATAAGAATAAGCAGTGCAACTTGGCCATCTGCTTGATGCACATGAACAAGATTGCAGAAGCAGCATCTCTGCTTCATGAAGTAAGAGTTTCATCTGGAAATAGACAGATGGATGAGTCTTATGCCAAGTCATATGAACGTGCTCTTCAAATGTTGACTGACCTGGAGTCACAGCCAGCGCCATCAAATGAACACTGTAGAGGTTCCTTTGGTCAGAACCAAATTGAGGACAAGGACAATTTCTTTTGGCATGGCAATGAGACTCGACAATGCAAATCATTTGGACAAAGAATTAGTTTACAGTCCTCTCCTCGAACATCTGCTGATAAATGCGTGAAAGGTCCTCACTTTGAATACTCTGGTGACAGGATGTCAGGGTTTTCCAGCAGACTGAAGGAAATTGGGGTTGGTTCAACTGGAACAGAAGCAACACCTACTTGCAAAAATGCATATTCTTCCCCTTCTTCCACTGGAAGGAACCTGAATGTTTTATTTACACAACCAAGACGATCACCAAGGAGAATTGACAATGAATATCAGAGCAGGAAAATATTGGGAAATGATGCAGTTCGCAGTTCAAGTCGCAAACTTACATTTGAGCCATCTGTAACCACTGAAAATGTGCAAGCTGACTCAATTCAAGATGTTAATGGGGACTGGAGGAGGTCATGCAGAGATCTAGCTAGATTGAAAGATGAATCAGTGATAAAATCTATGTCAATGAATTATGCAAGAACATCAGAATCTTCCGTTGATCGAGGTTGGGATCAGAGTTCTGGAATTACTATTTCAGGTCATGAGAAGCCAATTACAAGTGAAGAATCTTTCAGAAAGGGAAGCCCTGGTGTGCCAGATGGTCTTCATCGACCCTCTACAGAAATTCTGCAGTCATCACACGATAACAATAAGAAAAGTTGGGCAGATATggttgaggaagaagaacaagaattaCTAAGTGGAAGCATGTTAAACAAGTATTATGATGGTTGGAATGTTGAAGAATATAGTGATGAAAATCTGAATACCAACATAATGTGTCAAAGTCCTTACCCAGAGAGTCAGATTAAAAATTTAAGCTACAAGTATGAATCATTTGATGTTAAAGATCTAAACAGTGCATCTAGGGCTGGAGTTTTATCAAGAAATCTAGCAGTGCAGCGTTCTATGAATTTCAATCAGCAGCAGAAGCCAGAGTCAACAGATTACTTTTACTCCTCACCAATGCCAAAGATGGATTTGAACTTCGAGGGCCGTGGATCTGAGAAGGCAAATGGAAGGGATTATTCTATGTCTGAGGAGAAGGAAAAACTAATGAGGAGAAACAGATTACAGGTTTTCCGAGAGATAACTCCTTGA